ATGACCGCGAGAAGATTCGCGAGCAGCTCTCCACCCAGGAATCACAGAATGCGGGACGTATCCTGGATCTCAAATCGGGCACGGTGAAAAAGGAGGGACATCAGTCTTCGATGAGATTGAGCATGGGCGCCCGTCGCGGTTTTATTTGTCGCATGCGCGTGGGTAATGTCAGCTCCGATTCCATGGTATCGGGACATCTGAATCGCCTGAAGCAGCGCAACTCCCTCGGACCCTCTCGCGATGGCACCAACTTTGCTGTGGTTCATTGCACGGGGTATATCAAGAATTGGCCGCCCACGGATATGTTCCCCAATATGCATATGGAGCGGGATGTAGACGACATGACGTCCCACTGCTGCCTGGTGGCCATCGGTAGGCTGCAGGTCACCTCCACGGCAGCGAATGACATGAGCGGCTCAAACAATCAGAGTGAATTCATCACACGCCATGCCATGGACGGGAAATTCACGTTTGTCGATCAGCGTGTGCTAAACATTCTGGGCTACACCCCAACGGAGCTGCTAGGGAAGATTTGCTACGACTTCTTTCATCCCGAAGATCAGAGTCACATGAAGGAGAGCTTCGATCAGGTGCTCAAACAGAAAGGACAGATGTTCTCTTTGCTCTACAGGGCACGGGCCAAGAATTCCGAATACGTTTGGCTGCGCACCCAGGCGTATGCCTTCCTCAATCCCTACACCGATGAAGTGGAATACATTGTGTGCACGAACAGCTCCGGGAAGACCATGCACGGTGCTCCGATTGACGCCGCTGCGGCCCACACACCtgaacaacagcaacaacagcagcagcagcaggagcatgTTTATGTGCAGGCCCCTGGCGTGGATTACACACGCAGGGAACTCACTCCCGCTGGCAGTGCCACCAATGATGGGATGTACCAGACCCACATGCTCAGCATGCAGGCGCCCacgccacagcagcagcaacagcagcgtcCGGGATCGGCCCAGAACACACCAGTGGGCTATGCCTACGATACAACGCATTCGCCGTACAGCGCAGGTGGACCCTCGCCACTGGCCAAGATCCCCAAGTCGGGCACGTCACCTACGCCCGGGGCGCCCAATGCGTGGGGCGCACTGCGtccgcaacagcaacagcagcaacaacaacagcccgTCACCGAAGGCTATGCGTATCAGCAGACCAGCCCGGCACGGTCGCCGAGTGGACCAACCTACACGCAGCTAAGCGCTGGCAATGGCAatcggcagcagcaacccCAACCGCAGGGACCATATCAGGCAGTaccaccgccgccaccaccGAATGCGCCGGGCATGTGGGACTGGCAGAATGCAGGAGGTCACCCACATCCTCCCCATCCGACGGCGCATCCGCATCATCCGCATGCACATCCCGGGGGACCAGCCGGAGCCGGTCAGCCGCAAGGTCAGGAGTTCTCCGACATGCTCCAGATGCTCGATCACAGTGCACCCACAACATTCGAGGATTTGAACATAAATATGTTTAGTACACCGTTTGAGTAATCCCTACAGTCCTATGCAATCCAATCCCACTCTATCTGCcgcgtctctctctcttgacCATTTCTCAAGTGCAATCTATCGGAAAATTGTTGAAATAATTCAGCCAAAACGCAGACCCATGGTAATCTCGTAAATAGCAATTTAAGTACATAACGATGGGGCACGTACACAAGAATTCCGATATTCGTATCTTCATTTTGTCGGCCCCTCCCTAAACCCCGCTAATTCGCAAAAAGCTAAAGGTATTTGCAATTAAAGAGCACACAAGAGCGATATATATTTATTCAGAGCCTATGAATTCTATACGATTTCTGAAAAGGGCTTCGACTTGGGAGTGAAATTTTCTCTTATCTTCTTTTCTCATTAAGTGCTCCAACCATTATGCAAATTTTCAAGTTCATATGCaacttatatacatatataaatacgTATACAAATCGTAGTCTAATATACAAAAATTGTTAATTTTAAGCAAAAGCACATACAAACCCTCCCCTGAAAAGTATTGCCCTCCAGCGCCAACATTGACACCAATCCAATTCTCCCATTAATTTCGCTCGCTTTCTGCGAATGCAAACAAAAGTATATCACACACACATCTGCATATATTCATTTATAAACAAATTCGCTTAATGTGCAGCTTTTCTTTCGTTTTTAGACGAAAACGTCTGAACTTTCAAGCTCAATACAGTGGCGTTCAAAATTGAATTGCACATACGTACTGGAAACAGAGGCGGCACAAACTACATTGTCAGCTGCAAGACGAATGCACCCCCCCCACCCATTCAATTATGACAAATTAGTTATTAAGCAAAAAAAACTTCAAGAAACAAATTTTTACACAAATCGTTTAGTCGCTAAGTCCACCCCTTTTTTTGTAATTAAGCCACAAAATCAACGATTATGCTTAGAGTTTTGGGGTATTGAGAACAAATATTTCGGTTTTTAATGAAAAATAAACTTAATGTACTACTAACTATTATGGAGGAGAGGACTTATTTTCGCTTTCGCTGCCGCCACAGCTAGGTTTCTGGAGTGCCTTTTTGAAATCGCTGAAACGCTGACGCTTGGCAGGACTATTCGCATCCGGCGAATTCTTGCGCTTCGTTGCACTATCTTTGTCCTCCTCATCACTGGGCTCGCTCTGCTCAGCCTTGATTTGTTCCTCGCGCTTTTTACGGACATTTAGCCAGGCCATCATAGTCTTATTCATGGGTGGCTTGGCCGGTTTTGCGGCCAGCTCGATGGGCTTGTTGCATTCCTCGCTCTTGTTGCGTGAATTGTTCACCAGCTTGGTGACCCGATGCCATTCTAGGGATTTAGCAGGCCGCAAAGTGGCCAAGGCCTGCGAATCGCTTACACGCTTAAAGTCCAGCCAATCCTAGGGATATTACATTATTAATTGCATATAAAATAAAGCATTTTTGTGACTCACGTTCATTTGCTGCTCGGTTTCTAGTATGGCTGGCATTCGGTAGTGCATCCAGTCCATGATTTTGCTGGACTGGAAGGTAATAATACTGTAGCTATACATTTTGTCGCCACTCTCATCCTCCCACACATCAAACAGCCCGGCCATCCGCAGGAGCTTCACATTCGATGGCGTCCAAGTGGTCTTGTCGTAGATCTTGACATCGGTCTCTTGGGGAACAAAGATTAGGTAGGCTTCCCGCTCGGATGGTTTTTTGGCTGGTCCAGCCGTCTGCCATTCGTAGAAACCTTCGCAGAGCACCACACAACGTTGGCCACGCTTAAAGGGTCCTCGATAGAGTTTCGAGTCCATCAGGTGCTCCAGCCGGCAGTTGTTGGTGGTGAGGCCATGCTTGCGGTAGTCGCCCTTGTGCCAGAATGGAATCATGCCCCACATCATGGGCATAACAATGCGAGCGCATTTCTGATCCTCCTGGTCCGAAAAGTGGGCCGCAGAAACCACGACGGGCGTTATATCTGTGGGAGCTATGTTGTAGGATGCCTGGTAGCGTCGACCCAAATTGAATTCCGCGCGCCACTCTGGTGTTTCCATCCCTTTTCTTTCTTCATCCTCTGGCGCGATATCATCATCTTTTTCCTCTTTATGCGCATCAGTTTCCTTCTTGACGCTGCTGTTTTGGTATTTGCAAGCACACAGCACCTGATCTGGATCTAGGGTTCTACCGATTTAGCAGATTCTATTAGCAGATAGCAGACAATTTGTTTAACTTAAAAACTTACAAGCAAGTTCTTCCGCACATGGATTGATACTTCGATAATTCTGGTCATGCAACTCTCGTCGAGCTCGTAAACAAAACACTATACACCTCAATTCGTTGTCGCCAATTTGAACCAATTTTGCCATAAATAAGGAAAAATACAATATCAGCCAGCTGCAGCTGGCTACGACTGCTGATCAAGCACAGTGTGACCGTAGCGGGACTTACGCCCGCGCAGCAAGCACAACAGCTGATTTTTTGAAACAAAATCAGAGTGGCCGGTTGCGgtggtttttatttaatttttttttaagttcacCCAAAATCTGTTTACAGTACAGCCTGGTCTCGCGGTTTTCGAATGCATACCACGCAATAAGACTATAGACTATAAGGCTATAAGACTTCCAGAATAATAGTTGTTAATTGTGTGCGGCATatgaaatgcaaaaaaaaattaattaaacaGAACATTTGATGTTTTCGAAACAAATTTCCAGCTCGTACCTGGTTCCGTACTGGGGAAAGTCCCGTAATTTCGTCCCTTGAGTTGGATAAAATTCGTAGTTGCTCTGTCTCCTTTTCTGTCCAAAAAGTGATCGTCGCCAGCAGCTTTAACGGGTCCCGTTTTGCGTGTCTGTTTTGTAGTGGCGGTAGTAGCGCGCGGCACAGTGTGTCAAATATTGTTTGCGTGTCAGAAAAGAAAGATTCAAAATGAACTTTCTTGGCTGGCCCCGACATAACTATATCGAAAACTatctaaaaaataaaatacatcTATATCAGTAGTAGATGCCAGCCAGCAGAACGaaatatattaaattaaagaataaaataaatacattGTGCAAGGATGAAAATGGTctttgaataataataatagatagatagatatcgCCCTAGTCAAGTGGTAACGACACGACACTATCGACTGTTCCAAAAACCCGGGGTCTTCGGCTCTGGCGTTCGGCTACCGCCGAGGCAGATGTGGAGGCGTGTAGCGGAGACCTATTATACCATATCTAAATACCTATATATCTTTCATTATAATAAATCAAAGCAAACACGcaaactttttttttgttaataatTAGCCGGGCTCTTCGGTAGATATATCGatagaaaattgaaaaattgtGGGATCTATTGAAATTTGGTGTTTGTGGGCTCAAGCCATACGGTCGCACTGCAGGTCAGGAAAAGCTTTTCACTCGACaaaaatttattttcatttcaatttaataatttttgaGTGCTAGTGCATCAAAGCTACAGTAAATTAGATAATACAGCACCATAGCGAAGTATGTTGCCGTGTCCCCACAAATAATACCAACTAACACGCTTGCATGTCAAGAAAACTGTGGACTGTAAACTGCATCACAGTCgcagcaacaccaacaacaataaAATCATCATCGACAGCTTCTTGTGTATATAGGCTATGGAAAATTCGCAATGAACAAAAGATTTCAGCGCAATTTGCAATTGCGTAGCATTCGCATATATGCTATGCATGTGTTTACCCATACAAGTGCAAGACAATGTATATAAGGCGAAGATTGTACAAGAATTCCGCGGCGCCTGTGAATAACGTGCAAAGAACGCGAGAAAAGCATTCGACGCATAAGCTTATAAATAGTGACAAACTACAACAGCACAGCCTACTGTTATTCCCAGCTGCCTGCCCAATCAGCTTGCTCAAAGTTCTCATCCAAGGGAGCTTTCTTTgacaaaaagaaagaaaaaaatcgcACATAGCGTTGCCATATATCCGGGGGGAAAAAGCCCACGACATCCACGAAAAGTTGAAAATTTTCGCGACCAAAAagttaaaaataaatgtttaCTGTTTGTGCTTAATGTTAAAATGGAGGAAAAAAGCTGAAAGAGAAAAGGGAAAACTGCAATTGCCCcctcagccgcagccgcaTTCAACAAAGTGTTAAAAGTAATTTTGCTATGGCTCGCGCTCGATTGTATTGAATAATTTTATTGCTCGGGCCAGCTAGTGGGTGGGGATGAGCGACTCTTTTTATACCTTTcctttttctgttttctgttcgTTTTTCGAAAGACAATGCGAAAAGAAATAAAGAACAACCGTAATCGAGTGGATGAGAAAGCACGGTGCGAAGAAAATACACATataagagtgtgtgtgtgatgtGTGGCGAAACACTGAAAAAAGAAAAGTGCACAGACCGCGAGAAaacaaaagaagaagaagacgatGACTGTCTAGGTATCCCGGGACGTAATgctgcttctccttctccgAAATTGGTTCTTTGTTTTCAGTCTGCGTTTTATTTATGGTTATCTTCTAGCTCCTTTGTATCCTAAATGTCTACAATATATCAATCTCGAACGAATCAACCAAAACCCAACATACACAGCCACTGAACCAACAGCACAAGTCCAAACAATCATCGTCCATCACAATCATCAAAAAGAGGCGTCAAGAGAACCACAGAACCAACACAGAAACCCCCATCTTCTCCTGGGACCTGTCAGCGGGAGAGGCTCTGTATCGTGAAGTGTAGCCCGTGCTGCCGTATAATGAGTCGACATGAAGGTACCACTCCATACCATGCAGATCGATCTCTGACTAAACATACTAAACTATTATGATCTAATCCAGGTGTCAGCTGCGATTCATGTCTCAAGAGCAATTTCAATGGACGCCGCTACAAGTGCTTAATCTGCTATGATTACGATTTATGCGCCGATTGCTATGAGGAAGGCGTCACCTCCACTCGCCACCTGGTCGAGCATCCTATGCAGTGCATACTTACCCGTTCCGATATCGAGCTATATTTCGGCGGTGAGATGTTAACATCGGATCAGCCGCAGAGCTTCACGTGTCCCTACTGCAAGAAGATGGGCTTCAGCGATGCCACGCTGCTGGAGCATGTCTCTGCCGAGCATACGGAGACCAGTCTCGAGGTTGTATGTCCGGTCTGTGCCGGACTACCGGGCGGTGATCCGAATCTAGTCACAGATGACTTTGCCGGTCATCTAACATTGGAGCATCGGCAGGGACCACGCGAGCTAATATCCTTTTTGATATCCTTTTCCAAACACCTACGAATATTCCATTACTTGTAAGCTTTCAGCCCAttcaatttttgttggttGCCCTTAACCTTATAGATAATACGATGAGCCATCTTCCATTCGTCATGGCGGTGGAGTGCGTCGCATCCCTGGACGCACTCTCGGCGGACCACGAACGCGTCGTTCCAATATGCACTTCAGCTCGTCGAGCGGTCTGTCGGCCTTGTCGCCCTCGGGTCGCGAATCGGTTGATCCCATTGCGGAATTGCTCTCTCAGCTGTCCGGCGTTAGACGCGGCGGCCCACCTACGTCGCAATTGCAACAGctacagatgcagatgcagttGGACAGGCAGCAGGTGACGGTAAGACGGAGACAGGGAGACGGAGACGTCCCATCCTCTGGCTCTAtatttctgtgtgtttttgtgtgtataAGGAAATTTCGACTTTTTGGTGCTTTTGTTTTGTGCATTATTCTAGGCATCGCGCCAAATCGATCGACTGCCAAGGCGTGCGCATCCCATAGTCTCAACATCGAATTCGAATGCCGCTATGGCCGAGGTGATCAGCGGCGGCGGAGGCAGTGGTGCAGTTGgtagcggcagcagcaacagcggcagtGGAGGTTTAAGTGGCAGTGGTGTGACCGCACCGCCCAACCTGCGCACCACCGAGTGGCCGGTGACAGCGAGCTTCTCGACATCGGCCAGCAATCATCAGCAGACTCAGTCGAGTCTGGCCGCCAATAGCCTCAATGCCAGAGAAGTAGTTCATCCCTCTAGCCCACATGCCATGAGTGAATTGTCCACTAATCCGCTCTGTCCACTATCATCCTTGCAGGCGGTCGGCACTAGCAGCAGCTCAAACAATGCCCTCGGAATTAGTGTGGGCGTCGGTGGTGCGCCAAATGGTAACGGCGCAAACGGAGCCACTGGCCAGGCGGCTGGTCAGGGCTCGACAGCTGGCGAGGCTTTGTTGTTGGCCCAATTTATGCAGCCCACACTCACAGAGGCTGAGTGGGCGAATGTGGAGCGCAAGCGGGCAGATCGGTGAGTTTTCCGCAACAGTAACACTCTTGTTCTGAGACCTTATTGAACCTCTTTTGTTCTCCGGCGTTGTAGCTCCATGTTTGTGcagtcgctgctgctgtcgaTGCTATGCACAGAGGCCCTGGACTTGAATGCGTCCAATGAAAGCATCGATGGCATGGCAAAGAGTGATAATGTAAATAAggggcaacaacagcagcagcagcaacagcagcagcagcagcagcagcagcaggaggaggacaCTCTGCTGAACAACAATGCCGAtgtggagcagcagcagcaagcacAGCCCGCCATGGTGCGACAGGTGAATCAAATGCAACAGACCTCGCCCGAGGATTTTGTTTGCGATGAGTATCGctataaaaacaaaaaggcCAATACAACACAAACAAGTGGCACGGCAGGAGGTGTcgtcggaggaggaggaggtatCGGTGGTGTTGGTGGTGGGGGAGGAGTAGCCGGAGCAAATGCAGCTACTGGGGGTGCGGTTGGTGGAGCTGGCAGTAAGCCAACAGCTGACAGAGGCATCGAAAGACGCGGCCGTCCGCCACCACCAGAGATGGCCACGGGCTCCCagccgccgcagcagcagcagtccaCGCCCGCAGCTTCCCAGCAGAAATACAAACAGAATGCAAATTCGGCGGcaaacacaaatcaaattcCCGACACTAGGTAGTGCCTCTGATGATCCAGATGATCGATCACCACACCACATAACAGCAAAGATGCATCCACAACACCACATGTAGCTGCAGCAGccacaaaacaacaaaaaatctATCACCACCACTACCACCACCAATCCAACCAGAAGAAGagccacaacagcaacagcaacaagaacTACAAGAAACACAGCCGTATATgtaacaacaaaaacaaccaatcGTAGTAGGGAGAGTAGTGCTGCTGCTCCCCGGAGGCAGGCTCCCAGGAGTTCAAGGAGTTCCCGGGAGTACCGATTCATCTCTAGCAGCTGCCCGACGCATCCGCCGCCGCAGCAATTTCGTCAAATGGAAAACTATAttatgtatcgtttattaaatatattaaaatttatataattataaaaaaaaacaggaTGGAGAGATGTGTGCAGCAAGAAAATTATTGTAATCATTGAATTAATTataatttaaagaaaccacaaaaaacgaaaaataatTGACTTCTGTTCTGGCTTTCCCTCTGACTAAATTCGTAATTAATTTGTACGATTTACGAGACTAGTAGGATTATGGCGTGGCATTTTTCATTCCTTAAATCTTTCCACCTCCACGGGAGGCAAACTCTGGAGATCATAGGCGCTCTGCACTCCTCGCGGTAAAATACAGAAGAGCTGCTCCACCGCCTGCTTGACCTGTTGCTCCGAACAGTACGGATTGGCCATGACAATCTGGTGGGCCATCATCTTGGCTAGTTTCTTAAACAGAAATCGATTGGCAATGAGAGACTCCTGGAGGGGAGCCATCAGGTGCCGCACAATCCACGGGCGAATGCGGAGGATACAGCTGGCCAGCAGTACTTCATCCACCAGATCGATCGAGGGACTTGATATTTGGGCAGAAAACTCATCGTCACTGTCCTCGCCAAAGAGTATGTGGAATTTGTGCCGCAGCCTATCCTCGCACCGCCAGTCGGCCTCCAGCAAGCGAATCAGGCAGGCATTGAGTCGCCGGCGCTGGGCATACAGTTCGCAGGGCCAGCGGCTGGTGCCTAAATTCGTTTCACTGTGCTCTGCGGTTGATACCAAGGGTGAGGGCGCATCTTCAGTGTCGTCTATGCCGGGCAGCTCCTCCAGGATGGCCGATACCTGAAGGTCGTCTGTTGTGCTTTCAATCCCAAAGATTTCATTTAGATCGGTGTTCTCATCGCCAAATAGCAGGGCCATTTCCTTGCCAACTGCATCTTCGTCCTCCACTggctcctgctgttgctgctgctcaaGGACAACACGCTTGTTGCGACGAAGTTGACGACAGCGGCGACACGGGAGTTCATTGTCGGCCTCTGATTTTTCGAGTCGCGCCTGAAACAAATCGATTTTCTGGCGCAGCTCAACGCTGCCGTAATCGTCATCTGCATGGAAATTACTCTGACTGTGACTTATAATATCATTTGATGGCTCGGTGCATACGGTTTGCGTTGCCTTATCGACCAAACATTCGACAGAGTTGGCTGGCAGTGCATCCTCGCCCTCGCTCCCACTCTCGCTACCCATGAGCTTCATGTTGTTCAACAAAACGTTGGCCAGGCGACACTCCTGCGTATTCCTTTGTACGGTGGCTATCTGCGAGAACGGGACCCAAATTGTGTTAGCCAAGCAGCTTGCATACCACCCCAACATCCAGCCTACGTACCATCTTGACCATGCTCCGTTGATAGATCTGAGCAGCCATGCAAGCCTTGACTGCCATTTCCTCTAGCGTGCTCAGGCTCTGGGGGATGCAGGCCCACGCGGTGTTCTTGTGGTGATTCCTTGACTTCTTTGCCCAGGCGCAGACATTCTCCTGCAGCTGCCGCTCCAGGTAATGTACATATTGCTTACGAACCTTTCGATTTGAGGGATTAAATGCAGCCAAACATCAATAATTTTTTCCCATTTACTTACCACCTCTGTGAGCACCACGAAATCATTGTAACCTTCAAATGACATGCTTAATAGCTGCCTAGGACTCTCCACTATACGGCTTTAATTGACTTGGATCATTTTTAAAACGTTTATTACATGCAACGCGAGCTTTTTCCACTCTTGTCAGTTCAGTTTAAAAAGTTATTTAAGCAGGGTGGTTCGCACACAGCTGATTTTTGCAAATTATCGATAACtcctatttatattatttttttttagtttctTGAATTAATTACTTtactaatttttttttattcaattttttttttatttaagaATTATTTTTTCAATCTCACAGGCAGAAATTTTTGTTTATAAACTATAGACTTGTTCATCTTGTCGggctacatacatatacatattaaCTGCTTTACATGCTCTTAGTTAAAGTGCCTATCTATTCGGTGTATAGTATAGTACATACATTTATGTATTATATTAGCAAAAATGTTTAAACATTTAACAAAGatctttctttcttgcagaGCCGCCGGTCCACCTCCACGGAAATTTAGCTCCGTGTTGTTTATTACACCTTTGTTATTTTGAATAACAGCAAAATGAAGCGTGAAGGAAATCtattataaatatatatattagtTTAATTGTGTTTTAAGGGCTACACTTCTGGAGCCAATGCCATAGATTTGGCCTAATTTTGAATATCAATATCCGCATGCTTCCTCCCGTTTGCATTTCGTGTTTTTAGCTAGTCTAGAAACATATTGTCGTCATCAAAGGTGAATACATTGTTGCCGGCCGGGGCGCGATCACTGGGAGAGGGACTTTCGGGCGAATCGATGGTGCTGGCTGAGGTTGAGTTTCCTGTTCCAGTGCCAATTACTGTTCTAATGTTTGAGCCGCTGGCTTGGGAGTCATCCATCCGCCATCCGTCGATCATGGATAGTGGTTCCGCATCGACATCGCTGCCGTCATTCGCCAAGGATTTGCGGCAAATCGGACAAGTACTGTGCAGATTTAGCCATGGCACTATACAATTCTCGTGGTACAGATGGGAGCACGGCAGCTTGCGAACGGTCTCATCTATTTTGAAGTCATCCCAGCAGATCGAACACTGAATCTTTTTCTCTACCTCTTCAGAGGTAATCTGCACATTTGGTATTTCATTGATGCGATTGCTCGACAGTGGCGGAGGTCCTGAGGTCTCCATTTGGTTGAGCATCTGGGTGACAATCGTGTCCAATCCCTCGCGCCCCCATGCATAGTCGCCCGGGTTGCCCATGAAAAACATGCGCGAGTTGCCGGGCACACCGCCCCCGGATGCAGTAACAAACTCTGCAGTGGCGCCGGCCAAGGGCAAGCTTTGCAGAAAGTCAAACAGGACGTTGTCCAGGCGATCCAGATTGGGCGGACGAACACGTCCGCCAGCTGTCAGTCCGACACCGGATGGCGCTGTCAGGGCGTTGTATCCCCCCACGTTTTGCAAATCAGACCGACGACGATTTGGTTCAATCGT
This region of Drosophila miranda strain MSH22 chromosome 2, D.miranda_PacBio2.1, whole genome shotgun sequence genomic DNA includes:
- the LOC108155209 gene encoding uncharacterized protein LOC108155209 isoform X1, with the protein product MSFEGYNDFVVLTEVVRKQYVHYLERQLQENVCAWAKKSRNHHKNTAWACIPQSLSTLEEMAVKACMAAQIYQRSMVKMIATVQRNTQECRLANVLLNNMKLMGSESGSEGEDALPANSVECLVDKATQTVCTEPSNDIISHSQSNFHADDDYGSVELRQKIDLFQARLEKSEADNELPCRRCRQLRRNKRVVLEQQQQQEPVEDEDAVGKEMALLFGDENTDLNEIFGIESTTDDLQVSAILEELPGIDDTEDAPSPLVSTAEHSETNLGTSRWPCELYAQRRRLNACLIRLLEADWRCEDRLRHKFHILFGEDSDDEFSAQISSPSIDLVDEVLLASCILRIRPWIVRHLMAPLQESLIANRFLFKKLAKMMAHQIVMANPYCSEQQVKQAVEQLFCILPRGVQSAYDLQSLPPVEVERFKE
- the LOC108155209 gene encoding uncharacterized protein LOC108155209 isoform X2, whose amino-acid sequence is MAVKACMAAQIYQRSMVKMIATVQRNTQECRLANVLLNNMKLMGSESGSEGEDALPANSVECLVDKATQTVCTEPSNDIISHSQSNFHADDDYGSVELRQKIDLFQARLEKSEADNELPCRRCRQLRRNKRVVLEQQQQQEPVEDEDAVGKEMALLFGDENTDLNEIFGIESTTDDLQVSAILEELPGIDDTEDAPSPLVSTAEHSETNLGTSRWPCELYAQRRRLNACLIRLLEADWRCEDRLRHKFHILFGEDSDDEFSAQISSPSIDLVDEVLLASCILRIRPWIVRHLMAPLQESLIANRFLFKKLAKMMAHQIVMANPYCSEQQVKQAVEQLFCILPRGVQSAYDLQSLPPVEVERFKE
- the LOC108155211 gene encoding E3 ubiquitin-protein ligase Iruka, with the protein product MAEAVDTEDRTVGLKRFFCHKCNVEINIPSGDFTCPLCSNGFVEELPANAPEMTAATEAPSTSSLAGSNDSNGTFILASSDSESNVESLRNDIVSLLNMRNVPNLEITIEPNRRRSDLQNVGGYNALTAPSGVGLTAGGRVRPPNLDRLDNVLFDFLQSLPLAGATAEFVTASGGGVPGNSRMFFMGNPGDYAWGREGLDTIVTQMLNQMETSGPPPLSSNRINEIPNVQITSEEVEKKIQCSICWDDFKIDETVRKLPCSHLYHENCIVPWLNLHSTCPICRKSLANDGSDVDAEPLSMIDGWRMDDSQASGSNIRTVIGTGTGNSTSASTIDSPESPSPSDRAPAGNNVFTFDDDNMFLD